One genomic window of Candidatus Methylomirabilis lanthanidiphila includes the following:
- a CDS encoding mrp: protein MNATAKGAKSNTMVTERAVLEALATIQDPDLRRDIVSLGFVRDVQIDGGTVRFAIELTTPACPVRKQMEEGARQVVAALPGVEQVEVTMTSRVTTSREPQSSYLPEVRNTVAVASGKGGVGKSTVAANLAVALMRAGARVGLMDADVYGPCIPKLMGGGGAPQQTEGGKMIPPLMHGVKIMSMAFFLPKNEAVVWRGPMLHKMVQEFLGHVEWGELDYLVIDLPPGTGDIQLSLCQTIPLTGAVIVSTPQDVALEVASKAILMFNKLKTPILGIVENMSYYACSQCGHRDEIFGHGGAKAASEKAEIPFLGEIPLDPYIRRTSDEGRPVAMEPADSPVAKAFHEVAGALAARISIANAAAGTLRTAPVVVMR from the coding sequence GTGAACGCGACGGCGAAGGGGGCAAAGAGCAATACTATGGTGACAGAACGAGCCGTACTCGAGGCACTTGCCACGATCCAGGATCCAGATCTCCGTCGCGACATCGTCTCGCTTGGTTTCGTGCGAGACGTACAGATCGATGGCGGCACGGTGAGATTCGCCATCGAGTTGACGACCCCCGCCTGTCCGGTCAGAAAGCAGATGGAAGAGGGCGCCAGACAGGTCGTCGCCGCCCTCCCGGGTGTAGAGCAGGTAGAGGTCACCATGACCTCCCGTGTGACGACCTCGCGCGAGCCCCAATCGTCATACCTGCCCGAAGTGCGTAACACGGTGGCTGTCGCCAGCGGCAAAGGGGGGGTTGGCAAGTCGACAGTGGCGGCGAATCTGGCCGTCGCCCTGATGCGGGCGGGTGCCAGGGTCGGGTTGATGGATGCGGACGTCTACGGGCCGTGCATTCCCAAACTGATGGGCGGAGGGGGCGCGCCGCAGCAGACAGAGGGCGGGAAGATGATTCCACCCCTGATGCACGGCGTGAAGATCATGTCGATGGCGTTCTTTCTGCCGAAGAACGAGGCGGTGGTCTGGCGGGGCCCGATGCTGCACAAGATGGTCCAGGAATTCCTCGGCCATGTTGAATGGGGTGAGCTGGACTACCTGGTGATCGATCTGCCGCCGGGAACGGGCGATATCCAACTGAGCCTGTGCCAAACGATTCCGCTGACCGGCGCCGTCATCGTCTCCACGCCCCAGGATGTGGCGCTGGAGGTCGCCTCCAAGGCCATCCTGATGTTCAACAAGCTGAAGACGCCGATCTTGGGGATCGTTGAGAATATGAGCTACTATGCCTGCTCGCAGTGCGGCCATCGTGACGAGATCTTCGGGCATGGCGGGGCCAAGGCGGCAAGCGAGAAGGCCGAGATCCCATTCCTGGGCGAAATTCCGCTTGACCCCTATATCCGCCGTACCAGCGACGAGGGGAGGCCCGTGGCCATGGAACCGGCCGACTCGCCTGTCGCGAAGGCCTTTCACGAGGTGGCTGGTGCCCTGGCCGCCAGGATCAGTATCGCCAATGCGGCTGCCGGTACGCTCCGGACGGCGCCCGTAGTAGTGATGCGGTAG
- the sufC gene encoding transporter, with protein sequence MLTIKNLHAKVGGAEILRGVDLVVRDGEVHAVMGPNGSGKSTLAHVLAGRDGYEVTAGEIVYEGKDLLQMPPEERAREGVFLSFQYPVEIPGVSTSYFLKAAVNAIRKHRGLEELDAIDFLNLIKEKMKLVELDQSLLNRALNEGFSGGEKKRNEIFQMAVLDPRLAILDETDSGLDIDALRIVANGIDALRSPDRAMILITHYQRLLNYVTPDFVHVLFEGRIVKSGGQDLAHELEAKGYDWIKVEVGLIQQAVV encoded by the coding sequence TTGCTCACAATCAAAAACCTGCACGCAAAGGTTGGGGGCGCAGAGATCCTGCGCGGGGTGGATCTGGTGGTCCGGGATGGCGAGGTCCATGCCGTCATGGGTCCTAATGGCTCGGGCAAGAGTACGTTGGCCCACGTGCTGGCCGGTCGGGATGGCTACGAAGTGACGGCCGGCGAGATCGTGTACGAAGGGAAGGACCTGCTCCAAATGCCTCCCGAAGAGCGCGCTCGGGAGGGGGTCTTTCTGTCCTTCCAATATCCGGTCGAGATCCCGGGAGTGAGCACGAGTTACTTCTTGAAGGCGGCCGTCAACGCCATACGAAAGCACCGCGGTCTGGAAGAGCTTGATGCTATCGACTTCCTCAACCTGATCAAGGAAAAGATGAAGCTTGTTGAGCTGGACCAGAGCCTCTTGAATCGAGCGCTTAACGAAGGCTTTTCGGGCGGGGAGAAGAAGCGGAACGAGATCTTCCAGATGGCCGTGCTCGATCCCAGGTTAGCGATCTTGGATGAGACCGACTCCGGCCTGGACATCGATGCCTTGAGAATTGTGGCAAACGGTATCGATGCGCTCAGAAGTCCGGACCGCGCGATGATCCTGATTACCCATTACCAGCGGTTATTGAACTACGTCACCCCAGACTTCGTCCATGTGCTCTTTGAGGGACGGATCGTCAAGTCAGGGGGACAGGATCTGGCGCATGAACTCGAGGCGAAAGGGTACGATTGGATCAAAGTGGAAGTCGGTCTGATCCAGCAGGCGGTTGTGTAA
- a CDS encoding cysteine desulfurase: MSSSSKAIEALASQEYKYGFVTEIEEEGVPHGLNEEIICLISAKKDEPDWMLQWRLKAYRHWAKLEKSEAEPKWANVTYPPIDYQAIRYYAAPKRQTEGPKSLDEVDPKLLETFEKLGIPLTEQKHLAGVAVDAVFDSVSVATTFKEKLAELGIIFCAFSEAVRNHPDLIKKYLGSVVPYTDNFFASLNSAVFSDGSFCYIPKGVRCPMELSTYFRINAADTGQFERTLIIADEGAYVSYLEGCTAPMRDENQLHAAVVELIAHDDAQIKYSTVQNWYPGDKEGKGGIYNFVTKRGKCLGKRAKISWTQVETGSAITWKYPSCILQGDDSIGEFYSVALTNHYQQADTGTKMIHLGKHTRSTIISKGISAGHGQNSYRGLVKIMKGATGARNYSQCDSLLLGDKCGAHTFPYLEVNNSSSQLEHEASTSKIGEDQLFYCKQRGISAEDAVNLIVNGFCKTVFRELPMEFAVEAQKLLGVSLEGSVG; this comes from the coding sequence ATGAGCAGTAGTTCAAAGGCGATTGAAGCCCTGGCTAGCCAGGAGTACAAGTACGGGTTTGTGACGGAGATCGAGGAGGAGGGGGTTCCTCACGGACTGAATGAGGAGATTATTTGTCTTATCTCCGCCAAGAAAGATGAGCCGGACTGGATGCTTCAGTGGCGCCTGAAGGCCTATCGACATTGGGCGAAGCTGGAAAAGTCAGAGGCAGAGCCGAAGTGGGCCAACGTCACATATCCGCCTATCGATTATCAGGCTATCCGGTATTATGCGGCGCCCAAGCGGCAGACGGAAGGGCCCAAGAGCCTCGATGAGGTCGATCCGAAGCTGCTGGAGACATTCGAGAAGCTCGGCATTCCCCTGACGGAGCAGAAACACCTTGCCGGCGTCGCGGTTGATGCCGTCTTTGACAGCGTCTCAGTAGCCACGACGTTCAAGGAGAAGTTGGCGGAGCTGGGCATCATCTTCTGTGCTTTCTCTGAGGCGGTGCGGAATCACCCGGACCTGATCAAGAAGTACCTCGGGTCGGTAGTGCCTTACACCGATAACTTTTTTGCCTCGCTGAACTCTGCTGTCTTCAGCGACGGGTCGTTCTGCTATATTCCCAAAGGCGTGCGCTGTCCGATGGAGCTCTCGACCTACTTCCGCATTAATGCTGCCGATACCGGCCAGTTTGAGCGGACCCTGATTATTGCCGATGAAGGGGCCTATGTGAGCTACCTGGAAGGCTGCACCGCCCCGATGCGGGACGAGAACCAGTTGCACGCCGCGGTCGTGGAGCTGATTGCCCACGACGACGCCCAGATCAAGTACTCGACGGTCCAGAACTGGTATCCCGGCGACAAGGAGGGGAAGGGCGGCATCTACAACTTTGTCACCAAGCGGGGCAAGTGCCTGGGTAAACGCGCCAAGATCTCCTGGACGCAGGTGGAGACCGGCTCAGCGATCACCTGGAAGTACCCGAGTTGCATCTTGCAGGGCGATGATTCGATTGGAGAGTTCTATTCGGTCGCGCTGACCAACCACTACCAGCAGGCAGACACCGGCACCAAAATGATCCATCTCGGCAAGCATACCAGGAGCACCATCATCTCGAAGGGGATCTCCGCCGGTCACGGTCAGAACAGCTACCGGGGACTGGTCAAGATCATGAAGGGGGCGACCGGCGCCAGGAACTATTCGCAGTGCGACTCCTTGCTGCTCGGCGACAAGTGCGGCGCTCATACCTTCCCGTACCTCGAGGTGAATAACAGCTCCTCGCAGCTTGAGCACGAAGCCTCGACCTCAAAGATCGGCGAGGATCAGCTCTTCTATTGTAAGCAGCGCGGGATCTCGGCCGAGGATGCGGTGAATCTGATTGTGAACGGCTTCTGTAAGACGGTGTTTCGCGAACTGCCGATGGAGTTCGCTGTCGAGGCGCAGAAGCTGCTGGGTGTGAGCCTCGAAGGGAGCGTCGGTTAA
- a CDS encoding sufD, needed for fhuF Fe-S center production/stability, giving the protein MLQVAEELESYRLDFERLERADADRRPQWIGRIRTAAFDRFVELGFPTTRLEEWKYTNVAPIAKIPFRRAGQAQGMLPIAPIGPFTLEDVACAQLVFVNGCYSADLSSLKELPAGVVVGSLATALAYSPASVEQYLAQHAGFDNQAFVALNTAFMEDGAFVSIPNDTIVEAPIHLLFISSLPFDSAQDSPFESTDDESGSATVSYPRNLIVVGAHSQARIVESYVSAKNGVYCTNAVTEIIGGENAAIDYYKVQRESEEAFHVATVHAQLSRSGTFSSHAIDLGGALVRNNLDVALDGEGAECALDGLYMVTGRQHVDHHTRIDHVQPHCNSRQLYKGILDGKSRGVFNGKVVVHKAAEKTDARQVNKNLLLSEDAVIDSKPQLEIFNNDVKCTHGTTIGQHDQDAMFYLRSRGIDPAAARSLLTYAFASELLSRITIGPIRAGLEALLVARLGNDSTPEERS; this is encoded by the coding sequence ATGCTGCAAGTTGCGGAAGAATTGGAGAGCTATCGTCTGGACTTTGAGCGGTTGGAGCGAGCCGACGCCGATAGGCGACCCCAATGGATCGGCCGAATCCGCACGGCGGCGTTCGATCGATTCGTCGAGCTGGGATTTCCCACGACCCGGCTCGAGGAGTGGAAATATACGAATGTCGCTCCAATCGCCAAGATCCCGTTCAGACGCGCAGGACAGGCTCAGGGCATGCTACCGATCGCCCCGATCGGGCCCTTTACCCTTGAGGATGTGGCGTGCGCCCAACTTGTCTTCGTGAACGGCTGTTACTCGGCCGACCTATCGTCACTGAAGGAGCTTCCGGCAGGTGTCGTGGTGGGCAGTCTGGCAACGGCGCTCGCTTATAGTCCGGCCTCCGTCGAGCAGTATCTGGCTCAGCATGCCGGTTTTGATAATCAGGCTTTTGTAGCGCTTAACACCGCCTTCATGGAGGATGGGGCGTTCGTGTCTATTCCGAATGATACGATCGTTGAGGCGCCCATTCACCTGTTGTTCATCTCTTCGCTGCCCTTCGACTCGGCCCAGGACAGCCCGTTCGAGTCGACCGACGATGAGAGCGGTTCCGCCACCGTGTCGTATCCGCGGAACCTGATCGTGGTGGGGGCTCATAGCCAGGCTCGGATCGTTGAGAGCTACGTGAGCGCGAAAAACGGTGTCTATTGCACGAATGCGGTTACTGAGATCATCGGCGGCGAGAATGCGGCGATCGACTATTATAAGGTGCAGAGGGAAAGCGAGGAAGCCTTCCACGTGGCAACGGTGCACGCACAGCTTAGTCGCAGCGGCACATTCTCGTCCCACGCTATTGATCTCGGTGGCGCCCTTGTCCGGAACAATCTGGATGTGGCGCTCGATGGGGAGGGTGCGGAGTGTGCGCTCGATGGCCTCTATATGGTGACAGGTCGGCAGCACGTGGATCACCACACGAGGATCGATCATGTCCAGCCGCATTGTAACAGCCGTCAGCTCTATAAGGGCATCCTGGATGGAAAGTCGCGCGGGGTCTTCAACGGCAAGGTCGTCGTCCACAAGGCCGCCGAGAAAACCGATGCCAGACAGGTCAATAAGAATCTCCTGCTTTCCGAGGATGCCGTGATCGACAGCAAGCCGCAGTTGGAGATCTTCAACAACGACGTGAAGTGCACGCATGGTACGACCATCGGCCAGCACGACCAGGACGCGATGTTTTATCTGCGGTCACGCGGCATCGATCCGGCGGCTGCCAGGAGTCTGCTGACCTATGCGTTTGCGAGCGAACTGCTGAGTCGGATCACGATTGGGCCGATTCGAGCCGGGCTCGAAGCGCTCCTGGTTGCACGACTCGGCAACGATTCGACACCTGAGGAGAGATCATGA